Part of the Salinigranum rubrum genome is shown below.
ACCGCGAGGGGGAGACGGACATCATCTACCCCGCGGGCGCGGTCACGCCGAGCGCCGTCGCGCACCTCCGGAACGACGCGGGCGGCCTCGTCTGTGCCGCGCTCTCCGATGGCGTGGCCGACGCGCTCGACCTGCCGTTCCTCGACAGCTCTATCGACCACCCGACCGCCGCGAACCACGACCTGAGCTACGACTCCCGGTCGTCGTTCTCGCTCCCGGTGAACCACCGCGACACCTTCACGGGGATCACGGACGCCGACCGCTCGCTCACCATCACGGAACTCGCCGCCGTCGCCGAACGGGTCGACGACGGCGAGGCGTACGGCCCCGACGACTTCGCCCGGGACTTCCGCTCGCCCGGCCACGTCAACCTCCTCCGCGGCGCTGCGGGCCTCCTCGACGAACGACGCGGCCACACCGAACTCGGACTCGCGCTCGCCCGTGCCGCGGACCTCCCGCCCGCCGTGGTCGTCTGTGAGATGCTCGACGACGAGACGGGCGCGGCCCGCTCCGTCGCGGACGCGCGGTCGTACGCACAGCGTCACGACCTCGTCTACGTCGAGGGCCGTGACCTCGTCACCGACCTCTAATTGTTCTCTCGTCTCTACCCCCTAGTCGCGCCACCCCCGCGTCGGCTCCCATCCGAGCAACTCCGTCGCCTTCTCCGTCGAGACGAGGCTCTCGTACCCCTCGAACCGGGTTTCGAGGTCGACGCCCGGGTACTCCGCCTCGACCAGTTCGGCCGTCGGGAGGTCGACGGTCGTGTCCGCGGCCGTCGCCCAGACGGCCTCGTGGCCGGCGTGGTCCGCCTCGACCACGCAGGCGACCAGTTCGGCGGCGTCCTCGGCGTGCAGATACGCGAAGAGCGTGTTGCGGATGGCGTGGTACGACTCGTGTCGTCTCAGCGCTTCCAGCGAGCGGTCACCCTCGACGAACAGTTCCCGTATCTCCGCTTCCCGCGGCATCCACGGCACGCGGAACGACGTGATGGTTGGTGCACGTTCCCGCCGACCGATTCCCTCCGCGGTCACCTCCATCACCTGCTTGGCGAGGCCGTAGGGGTCCCGCGGCGTGAGCGGGTGTGCTTCGTCCAACGGGAGATACGCCAGGCGGACGGGGTCGGGGTCGAAGCCCGCGCCGAGCGCGCTCATGCTCGACGCGAGCGCCACGCTCTCGACGCCG
Proteins encoded:
- the ribB gene encoding 3,4-dihydroxy-2-butanone-4-phosphate synthase; this encodes MPTTPDTDVSIDADLGPVEDAVARAVAAFRRGDPVLVHDAADREGETDIIYPAGAVTPSAVAHLRNDAGGLVCAALSDGVADALDLPFLDSSIDHPTAANHDLSYDSRSSFSLPVNHRDTFTGITDADRSLTITELAAVAERVDDGEAYGPDDFARDFRSPGHVNLLRGAAGLLDERRGHTELGLALARAADLPPAVVVCEMLDDETGAARSVADARSYAQRHDLVYVEGRDLVTDL
- a CDS encoding NAD-dependent epimerase/dehydratase family protein yields the protein MPIDTVLVTGATGRIGPTVVDRLREEYRVVANSRSGGDVGDEHVRGDMTDPGDAYGVLARSDADAVVHLGMLSNPNGTPGHVTFESTVGSTYNVLEASEALGVESVALASSMSALGAGFDPDPVRLAYLPLDEAHPLTPRDPYGLAKQVMEVTAEGIGRRERAPTITSFRVPWMPREAEIRELFVEGDRSLEALRRHESYHAIRNTLFAYLHAEDAAELVACVVEADHAGHEAVWATAADTTVDLPTAELVEAEYPGVDLETRFEGYESLVSTEKATELLGWEPTRGWRD